One window from the genome of Pungitius pungitius chromosome 14, fPunPun2.1, whole genome shotgun sequence encodes:
- the LOC134104086 gene encoding LOW QUALITY PROTEIN: protein NLRC3-like (The sequence of the model RefSeq protein was modified relative to this genomic sequence to represent the inferred CDS: deleted 1 base in 1 codon): protein VLQEEVQREEQASRIISHIKTSQSLHIMCHIPVFCWITATVLEDVLKTREEGELPKTLTEMYIHFLVVQSKVKKVKYDGGAETDPHWSPESRKMIESLGKLAFDQLQKGHLIFYESDLTECGIDIRAASVCSGVFTQIFREERGLYQDKVFCFVHLSVQEFLAALHVHLTFFSSGVNLLSGEPGPKCLYQSAVDQALQSPNGHLDLFLRFLLGLSLETNQSLLRGLLTQTGSQSQTNQESVQYIKEKISENVSPEKSINLFHCLNELNDGSLVEEIQRSLRSGRLSTDKLSPAQWSALVFILLSSQEDLEVFDLKKFSASEEALLRLLPVVKASNPSSPHSSLRSCDMCVVLCVCSLSGCLITEEGCASLVSALSSNPSHLRELDLSYNHPGDSGVKMLSDGLEDPHCRLETLRVEPAGVRWMTPGLRKYSCELTIDTNTVNRKLKLSDNNRKVTCVKKEEVQSHPDHPDRFDYWPQLLCRTGLTGRCYWEVEWRGDVYVSVSYRGIKRKGRSDDCEFGCNDQSWSLRCSYGVYYVCHNETVTRISSSSSGRVAVYVDCPAGSLSFYRVSSDSLIHLHTFSTTFTEPLYPGFGFCSSPGSSVSLCPLQDGESPPGGEPSSLLTT, encoded by the exons gtacttcaggaagaggttcagaga gaggagcaggccagcaggatcatctctcacatcaagacctcacaaagcctccacatcatgtgccacatcccagtcttctgctggatcactgctacagttctggaggacgtgttgaagaccagagaggaaggagagctgcccaagaccctgactgagatgtacatccacttcctggtggttcagtccaaagtgaagaaggtcaagtacgatggaggagctgagacggatcctcactggagtccagagagcaggaagatgatcgagtctctgggaaaactggcctttgatcagctgcagaaaggccacctgatcttctatgaatccgacctgacagagtgtggcatcgatatcagagcagcctcagtgtgctcaggagtgttcactcagatcttcagagaggagagaggactgtaccaggacaaggtgttctgcttcgtccatctgagtgttcaggagtttctggctgctcttcatgtccatctgaccttcttcagctctggtgtcaatctgctgtcaggAGAACCTGGACCAAAGtgtctctaccagagtgctgtggaccaggccttacagagtcctaatggacacctggacttgttcctccgcttccttcTGGGTCTTTctctggagaccaatcagagtctcctacgaggtctgctgacacaaacaggaagtcaatcacagaccaatcaggagtcagtccagtacatcaaggagaagatcagtgagaacgtgtctccagagaaaagcatcaatctgttccactgtctgaatgaactgaatgatggttctctagtggaggagatccaacggtcccttagatcaggacgtctctccacagataaactgtctcctgctcagtggtcagctctggtcttcatcttactgtcatcacaagaagatctggaggtgtttgacctgaagaaattctcagcttcagaggaggctcttctgaggctgctgccagtggtcaaagcctccaac ccttccagccctcacagctccctcaggtcatgtgacatgtgtgttgttttgtgtgtctgcagcctgtcaggctgtctgatcacagaggaaggctgtgcttctctggtctcagctctgagctccaacccctcccacctgagagagctggacctgagctacaaccatccaggagactcaggagtgaagatgctgtctgatggactggAGGATCCTCACTGtagactggagactctcag ggtggagcctgctggagtccgatggatgacaccaggtttgaggaagt attcctgtgaactcacaatcgacacaaacacagtaaacagaaaactcaaactgtctgacaacaacaggaaggtgacatgtgtgaagaaggaggaggttcagtcacatcctgatcatccagacagatttgactactggcctcagctgctgtgtagaactggtctgactggtcgctgttactgggaggtcgagtggagaggagacgtttatgtatcagtgagttacagaggaatcaagaggaaaggacgCAGTGATGACTGTGAGTTTGGATgcaatgatcagtcctggagtctgagatGCTCTTATGGAGTTTACTATGTCTGTCACAATGAGACAGTAACacgcatctcctcctcctcctctggtagagtagcagtgtatgtggactgtcctgctggctctctgtccttctacagagtctcctctgactcactgatccacctccacaccttcagcaccacattcactgaacctctttatcctgggtttgggtTCTGCTCCAGTCCTGGTTCCTccgtgtctttgtgtcctcttcaggacggagagtctcctcctggtggagaaccttcctctctgctcaccacctag